One Oryza glaberrima chromosome 10, OglaRS2, whole genome shotgun sequence DNA segment encodes these proteins:
- the LOC127785891 gene encoding BTB/POZ and MATH domain-containing protein 1-like, protein MSMATTAPNVVDGDCGGTPPSRSASTIIAARTLHVLTIDGYSDTLKSNVDPSQHLLHSSPFSAGGHTWCIHYCPIGSTEESKDFISIYLVLEDTTADVVSAHVTFSLLDQQGNPVPSHTLTTPLLKFSLQGTLPKGLGYNSFIRRDDLERSGHLKDDCFAIGVHVVVTKEAIPSSITVPPSDMHLHYGDLLSSEERYATDVEFLVGGETFAAHRLVLAARSPVFMVELFGPMKESTTVNKIQIFDMEAQVFRVLLKFIYIDMLPEMDQEDEAAMAQHLLVAADKYGLHRLKMICVEILSNHIDANSVATILVLADKHHCYGLREACIDFLNSSAILSAIVNTSDFQYLIQSCPDILEDISFNIVARQLERAIFLSENQEGQINSVEIGIRS, encoded by the coding sequence ATGTCGATGGCGACCACCGCACCcaacgtcgtcgacggcgactgcggcggcaCCCCGCCGTCACGGTCAGCCTCCACCATCATCGCTGCGCGAACCCTCCATGTGCTCACTATTGATGGCTACTCCGACACCTTGAAATCCAACGTCGACCCTAGCCAGCACTTGCTCCATTCCTCACCGTTCAGCGCCGGAGGACACACCTGGTGCATCCACTACTGCCCAATCGGGTCCACCGAGGAAAGCAAGGACTTCATCTCCATCTACCTTGTTCTCGAGGACACCACCGCCGACGTAGTATCAGCACATGTTACGTTCAGCTTGCTCGACCAACAGGGGAACCCGGTGCCATCTCACACCCTCACAACCCCACTGCTTAAATTCTCTCTTCAAGGCACTCTACCTAAGGGCCTGGGGTATAACAGCTTCATTAGAAGAGACGACTTAGAGCGATCGGGACATCTCAAGGACGATTGCTTTGCCATCGGGGTCCATGTGGTCGTCACCAAGGAAGCAATACCGTCGTCCATCACCGTGCCACCATCGGACATGCACCTGCATTATGGCGATCTTCTCTCAAGCGAAGAACGGTACGCCACCGATGTTGAGTTCCTAGTTGGCGGCGAGACCTTCGCCGCGCATCGATTGGTGCTCGCAGCACGATCGCCTGTCTTCATGGTGGAGCTTTTTGGGCCGATGAAGGAGAGTACTACTGTAAACAAGATACAAATATTTGATATGGAGGCGCAAGTGTTTAGGGTTTTACTTAAGTTTATCTACATAGACATGTTGCCGGAGATGGATCAAGAAGATGAGGCCGCAATGGCTCAACATCTACTTGTTGCAGCGGACAAGTATGGCCTGCATAGGCTGAAGATGATCTGCGTAGAAATATTGAGTAACCACATTGATGCCAACTCCGTGGCAACCATCTTGGTGCTAGCTGATAAGCACCATTGCTATGGTCTCAGGGAGGCATGCATTGACTTCCTTAACTCCTCAGCAATATTGTCTGCGATTGTAAATACAAGTGACTTTCAGTATTTGATTCAAAGCTGCCCTGATATTTTGGAGGACATAAGTTTCAACATTGTTGCTCGTCAATTGGAGAGAGCAATTTTCCTATCAGAAAACCAAGAAGGCCAAATCAACAGCGTAGAAATTGGAATTCGGTCATGA
- the LOC127785892 gene encoding uncharacterized protein LOC127785892 encodes MTTTMAAAAALTSSIRDGPPLSRSTTTITHYYKNTHSVGHKGAGPMDEGEMNVAKRDENDNVHNHGDGMDGENAELPVDEGGYDSEESDGLDQMLRDGETIYSDERQYEMFKSMVQDSKTPLYPGCKEEHSKLHVVFSLLQLKSTNGWSDKSFTELLQLIGDLLPAGHVLPETTYRAKKIWMCPVCKTPRYKGGDNDDDANDDSGGPDLKKRKVPVKVAIIPRIERMFANKKHAKMMRWHHKEHGMNPFGDMSSQHSTWPVALVIYNLPSWLCMKRKYIMMPLLIQGPRQPGNDIDVYFRPLVDDLKFLWNRSAQMWDAYKREYFTFRAMLFVTIQDYPCARNTSGQTVKGGCACLQCMLETTSRWLRYSKKTVYMRHRRFLPAGHHYRSNTRDFDGTVEEGTAPTQRDGRDIFNEVKDIECIFGKGPSSTSAASKGGEKPFWKKKSIFWGLPYWKDLDVRHTIDMMHVEKNVCETLMGILLNIPGKTKDTLNTRRDLVDMNIRPELHPQEHHNGRQYLPPACYTLSAAEKISLLECLQSV; translated from the exons atgacgacgacgatggcggcagcggcggctctcacgTCCAGCATCCGTGACGGTCCTCCGCTGTCGaggtccaccaccaccatcacacactactacaaaaacacCCATAGTGTCGgccacaaaggtgccg GGCCAATGGATGAAGGAGAGATGAATGTTGCAAAGCGCG ATGAGAATGACAATGTGCATAATCATGGTGATGGAATGGACGGAGAGAATGCGGAGTTGCCTGTCGACGAAGGTGGATATGACAGTGAAGAATCAGATGGTTTGGATCAGATGTTGCGTGATGGAGAGACAATCTACAGTGATGAAAGGCAATATGAGATGTTCAAGTCCATGGTGCAGGACTCAAAAACTCCGCTTTATCCAGGATGCAAAGAGGAGCACTCCAAGTTACATGTCGTCTTCTCGTTGCTGCAGTTGAAATCAACCAACGGATGGAGTGACAAGAGCTTCACAGAGCTTCTGCAGTTGATCGGAGACCTCCTTCCAGCGGGTCATGTATTGCCAGAAACAACATACAGAGCGAAGAAG ATTTGGATGTGTCCAGTTTGCAAAACACCGCGGTATAAGGGTGGAGATAACGATGATGATGCTAATGATGACAGTGGTGGCCCCGAcctaaagaaaaggaaagtgcCCGTTAAGGTTGCAATAATCCCTCGGATTGAACGCATGTTTGCAAATAAGAAGCATGCAAAGATGATGCGTTGGCACCACAAAGAGC ATGGGATGAACCCGTTCGGTGACATGAGCAGTCAGCACAGCACGTGGCCAGTGGCACTTGTTATCTACAACCTTCCTTCATGGTTGTGCATGAAGCGCAAGTATATAATGATGCCACTTCTAATCCAAGGGCCCAGGCAACCTGGCAACGATATTGATGTCTACTTCAGGCCATTAGTGGATGATCTTAAGTTTCTATGGAACCGGAGTGCGCAAATGTGGGATGCATACAAAAGAGAGTACTTCACCTTCAGGGCAATGCTGTTCGTTACCATCCAAGATTACCCATGTGCTAGAAACACATCCGGGCAAACAGTGAAAGGTGGTTGTGCATGTCTGCAATGTATGCTGGAAACAACGAGTAGGTGGCTAAGGTACTCCAAAAAGACCGTGTACATGCGGCATCGGAGGTTTCTTCCAGCCGGTCACCACTATCGTAGCAATACAAGAGATTTCGATGGCACTGTGGAGGAGGGTACAGCTCCAACACAACGTGACGGCAGAGACATTTTCAATGAGGTGAAAGATATTGAATGTATATTTGGTAAGGGGCCTAGCAGTACAAGCGCAGCAAGTAAGGGTGGTGAGAAACCTTTTTGGAAGAAGAAATCTATCTTTTGGGGACTACCATATTGGAAAGATTTGGATGTCCGCCATACAATCGACATGATGCACGTTGAGAAGAATGTGTGCGAGACTTTGATGGGAATCCTGCTAAACATACCTGGCAAGACAAAGGATACGTTGAACACACGAAGAGACCTCGTAGACATGAACATCAGGCCCGAGCTCCATCCTCAAGAACATCACAATGGCCGCCAATACCTACCTCCTGCATGCTACACCCTTAGTGCTGCAGAGAAAATAAGCCTGTTGGAATGCCTGCAGAGTGTCTGA